DNA from Nymphaea colorata isolate Beijing-Zhang1983 chromosome 4, ASM883128v2, whole genome shotgun sequence:
AgtgagtttaacttgttgttatatctatGTTAAATGATCTGAGacactgaaatcacaagtttgcatgaatataaatgagatttaagggCAAACACAACATGTGATTGAGGGTAAAAGAATGCATTCAATTAAAGATTGACGTTATACCAAACACAACAAAAGTTTTAATTACTTTACTAGACAAGAGATGGACAAATGATGCTAGAAAAGCCATTATAGCAAGTATGGAAATTGACATGCCTAACAACAAGCGAATATTCTATTGtgcacttaatttcttgctaaGCATAAGAGATCTAGAACATATTGTCATAGGAATTCAAACCAAAGGATATGAAACATTTACAGGAAAAACTAATTTACTTATAAATGTAGGATTCCTAGGAAAAGTAATAAATAGCAGTACTACAAAGCATAAAATCGATACAAAGGCCATCATTGAATCCATGACTAGTAAAGGTATAAGAATGATTAAACCTATGGCTATTGATCCTAAACAATTAGAAGGATTAAACTGGAATAttagtaaaaatttaaaaataaatactaatattaaaatttctgaagaaagtttaatgtttaaaaactcCGATGGTAGTTATACTGTGAGATTTTTAGACTACAAGGAAAAACAgccaaatgaagaaaacaaatctGAAGAATTTCGAAGCCAAATAGAAGATTAATGGAAGCCTTAGAACATAATTGTATTCTACTTCCTAATGGATTTGATTTATCAGAAGAAGACATCCTTAGACTAGAAATAAAATTAGTCGcagaaggaaaaattcaaaaagaaaataacttatATATAGACCCCAAGGGAAATATTTGGATAAATAGGCTAGAAAATAATTATATAGATAAACCTatgaatatctcaaaaaaccTTATGAAAATAGATGCTCCAGAATCCTCCCTAATTACTACTGGAAGATCACCACAAGATCAAAAACAAACCCAACACCCATCAACTCCACCCATAGTATTCTATTCACCTGGACAGCCTACTAGAAGACCTTATGTAGAATATAAGGAAAGAGATACCTATAAACCTAACGGTAAAAAAATGCCTTTAAAAACCCTAGACAGAAAAGATCTATTAGATGAAGGAAGAATTTTGAACATACGTCCCCATGACCCTCAATTATTACCCTCAATAATAGACATGTGGTCCCAACGAATTGCtaggaaatgggaaaaaatgaaTCAAGAAATGTGGACAACAGAATAAATGTATACTTGGACAGAAAAGTTTTTAGGAGAAACTGCTAGAGCATCTTGGGAAGCCTACAAAAGAGAACATCCCCAAGacttacaaaatgaaattttattagGAAAAAACATTTATAACTTCACTAACAAAATACAACTACTTCTATTAGGTTACCAACCAAATATAGGGTTTGATAAACAACAGCAAGATTTGattagaaaattagaacaacTCCAAATTAAAGATTGGCGTTATATAAAACCTTTCTTACatgatttcttttattatagttCTTTAGCatgatgtttttataataaggaaATATGAGAAAGCTTATTTCTTAAGTTACCAGATCTATTGGGTTCTGAgattcataaaaaatacaaagaaaaagaaacaaaagctcAACCTGATGACATTAGTATAAGAATCTAATTTATTATTGAAGAGTTAGCACCTTTCCCATATATCATAACATGTCATCCATTTAATGGTTATAGTGATTGCCTACTTATTCATGTTAAACTTAAGTAGAAGAAAGATATTAGGTGTCCTCATGTTGAAGATCAATTTTTGAACTTGTTGGCATGTTGGCCAGTTTGCAATCctctgtttttgctttttctagAATACCTTTAGCACACTTCGCTTAGCATAAGAAAAGACCATGTGAATTCCATCTAGCTTCAACTCAATTTGTCACAATGTGGTTACTCAAATTGCCACTTAAGTCATTACAACATGGCTCACTCATGTTTTAAGGAACTTGTTAGCCTCAGATCATCAACTTTCAAGAGTGACTTCCATTTGAGATATTGAATTAGATGAAGTAGTGGGCATCAACTTACTTTGATCATTTATatcattttgaaaagaaaatgttgtagTGTCCTAGTGTGGCACTATGTTTCCAACTTGCTTTTATCTTGCTTTCAACATCCTTTTAGATAAAATACCAACctaaatattttcttcattgaCTTCCCATAAATGTAATGAAGAAATATTGAAGGTTGAAGAACCAGTGTTATGTAGTTGTGCAGGatttgtaaaatggaaaaacaaaatcatcaaaagCCTCAGGGTAGaaaatgtatatttgttggTGCTAGAATAAATATAGTGATACTCATTATATTATAAGTTGCACCCAAGAAATATAGAAGGTAAAAGCCATacttcaaatttgttttgcaCATACTTacaaagataaagaaaataccaaaaccaaaatgTGAAGGAAATCGTAAGATGTTAGCTTCCCAAACAACTAATGATAAGGATAATCCATGTTCATTGGGAAGAGAGTAGCAATGTTGAACTCGTCATGCTAATACTGCTTAGAAACATTAGCGTTGACTAACATAGTTGATTCTAGTTTAGTCACATTTCGATGTTTTCGCTCGGCTAAACCATTTTGCCCCTTAGTATGAGGACATGAAAATTGTTGTTTGATGCCAAAGGTTCTAAAATACTATGAAAATTTGTGATTGGCAAATTCTCTGCCCTCATGTGGttgaaatattttggttttcttgtcaAACTACTTTCCAATGTAGTTATTGGAAAGAacaaaacactaaaaaaaatcatatttaagcTTAAGAGGACAAGGTCATGTACATATGTTATGGTTGTCAATCAATAATACATAATACTTAAGACCCAAATGAGACCTTTCAAGAGTTGTAGGTTAGCATGAGTAGTATTTTATCCTATTTTTTTACTAAGAGCCAAAGCACCCACCCTTCCCCCTATCCCCTAGTGCATGGGCCCCATGAGTATGAATGAACgttatcaaataaaaaagtgCTAGCATGTTCATGAACAATAAATAGATGACAACAAGATTTTTCAACCTAAGAATAAAGCAAACAAAAGGATCTAATGCTTTAGAAGTAACTTCAAATCAACAATGCTTGTGAAGATACTAAACTATTGCAATATGATGCCCAAGTGAGTATCATTGATCACCAAAGACTTTCTTGAAATGATTGGAGAAGAGAATACTTTTCTAGCATATTTCATAGAGTGCTCCAAGAGGAGAGGAACGTCACAGTCAGAAATCCTTGCAAATCCTAGCTTTTGATAAGATTTAGCACTTGAGTCTTCTACAACAAAAAGTTTCAGCGTGAAGGTTGAGAGATAAATTGGGCATGTTGATCGCAGAAGGTTAGGGAAATGAAGCTGTCTCATTGTCCATCAGCTTTGATACGATAGACAAACATATGGGAAGGACAAACACAACTATGTGGTTCGCTCAACATGAGCTTATGTCCATGGGAAGATCACACGGTACTTTATTGAAGAGATGGTTATTACAAAGGTAGAGTgtgatatatttataaattttttacaGCTTTATAATTGATATGCATGCATTGGGATTGCTCAATCCATCAGAAAGCTGCTTCAAATACTGCAGCAACAAGAATCGACATTTCCTGCATTTGCCCTAGAGCAAAGATATGTAAATCAACCCttacttttcttgtttgttcatCACATACAGTTTCGTCTGAGCCAATAATTTATGCCCCAGATAGATTTTTGTGTTCTTATGCATCTACAAAGGCATCAAGACTCTTCTTTGCCCCAAATCAAGGCAAGCATCTGTTTGTTCTACCAATTCATTATCTATGCCTACGCTGGGCCAAATATATACAAATGATTTGCTACGAGGATTCAAATGCCAACCAACCCAAACATAGAATCTCCAACATGTATTGGGGCCGATAGGAGGGTGCTCCATTATAagtaaacaaaagcataaacaaagaaatcataagcaaaaaagaaagtaagCAATGCAAATTCAGACACAAGGGAACATGCCTAGActctactttaatttttcaCTCAAATCAAAAGAGATGAGATCAGGCCGCCCCATTTTTTTACGCAAACTTAAAGTAAATGTTGGAGATAGGTGTGCTTGTGATCAGCCTTGGGGACGAGTTGAGCAAGTTAGAACTCAATCTGGACGAAGTCTAGGTCACCCAGCTCAAGCATGGCTCAGCTAATCTTGAGAATGCAGCTCTAAGTTTATATCCGCTAAGACCTGGGGAAAGAAGGACTTTTATTTTAAACATAAGGGCAATAAACAGATTGATTAGAAATGAAGACTGTTTCTCATAGAGGCAAAAAGGAAGTCCACTATACAACTAACAATCAAATGAAAGATATAATAAGCATATGATCGAGCTTAGACAAGTTGAGCTCAGTTAGATCAAGTTTGGTTcactgggaaaaaaaaaaaacttggtttatgaACCCAACTTGACTTAATTAATAAACTAGTTCGAGTCGAGCTAAGATAAATGCAGTTTAGACAAGCCGATTAGCTGAACAACTAGTAGCACCTTGTAGTTGGACAGTATAATTGTTTAACTTGAGGGCCTCCATTAGCATTTGTGAGTGCCACTGAAGAGGCCCGTTTCTATGTGACAGTGGCAAACACGGGAACCTGTGTTCCACTGTTTTGCCAGGaggatattttttgttcttttgtaaaAAGTTACTTCTTCGAACTTCACTTTTACTCTTATAATGGAAGGGTGACTCAAGTGTCACATTGAACGGTAAAAAGACCCAGCCACCTGATGACATTTGGTATAGTTTGCCGCATTCATAACCAACAACTTCCTTTGTGCGATGTGTGCGATGTGAAAGGTCATAACAAACAACTCGCTCTATTATTATAGATATTAGCAGGGACTATTTTTTGAACCTTCTTAATCTAAATGGAAAAATGTGAACTGTTTTCTAAATAAgctaaaaaaatatgaacccTTACATACAAAGTTCTacatatttaaaataagatGAAAGGTCCGACCAAACCCGGCGAGGTCGGGGGGTCAGTTTCTCAGTCAATGAACCCTCAAGCTCTCTTTTCCCTTTATCCAGCCTTGTGCTCCTCGATATCAACGTTTTACTTTATTGACTGAAACGGCAACGCTTAGAGATGCCCGCGACGCCCTTTGACAGAACAAGCCAAATCAATACTCAACGTCAACCTAAAATGAGACGGTTTTAAATTTTGggtaacaaaaaaagaatttatTACATGCGCCCAACAAGTCAAATTTTCACATTATATTTATAGATGTAGTGGAAAATGTCAATAGATCTGCACAAAGAAATGAGCCAAATCGAGCTCGACTTTGATCTgcttcatcaattttttatttgaattagTTCGAGTTGGAAGAACtcaacttgaaattttgaattataaTTCAAAAAACAGTTAAACCAATAACAAGTGGatcaagttaaaagaaacgagACATGCTTCACATCAATGAGTTACACAAgtcaagtcaagttcgagctcaacattgTATCattgagtcaagttcaagttttcGAGTCTAGTTGAGTTTTTGAGTCTAGTCGAGCTTGAACTGACTCTTCGCATGCAGCCCTAAATGTCAGGCATGTTTAAATTGAAAACCTTACAATCAGAGATTTTTTTCAGTATTCTTCCCATAAACATTGCTTGTCTGAGgttaattttaattaaaaataaatgttggaATAGTTAGttcttaaaatattataaacaaaaCTAACATCGCATGTGGTTAGCAGGTGGTAAAATTAAAGGGAAAATGCGAAATGCCACTCGGTTAAAAGAGCCTGAATTCAATATCAAATTTGTCATTAATTCTACTGTCTTAGGGTTATTTTCCTCAGACCTGGTTGTTGGCCTGAGgaataaagaaattttcaaaaaacaaagcGAATTGGCTTGAAGGGTTCTTTCTATATGCAACCAACCATATTAATGATACTGTGGATATCTACCCACTATAATTAACATTAATTGTTAATCCAACTTGTTTTGCTGTCTTTTCAATAAGCAGATAGTTACTCATTATAATTACCATTAAGAAAAGTTTGTTCAAACTACTACAATTAACTAAGTTTTGTGAAACAAGTTTgtccaaaacttggtttttctgTTTACGTAACCACAAGAAGCCTGGTTTTGTATAAAAACCAGATAAGGGTTCACTCTCTTTTGCGAAACTCGATTTTATGAAAACtggatttaaaatcaggttttacAAAAACTGGGTTTTCATCAATTTCGGTTCTTATGGTATCCAAACGCTCTAAGAACCTGGTTTAGCAAGCATATCCTAAATGTTAATCCAACTTCTCTGTTCAATAACCAGAGACCAGGAAGGGCCATTCCTTCGATCGCGCTTTTTAAGTTTCTATATCTTGAGTGATGAGCGATGACACATATTGGTTGACTTCCACCCAGCAGTTGGTCACATTACCGATGGCCCATAATTACCGCTGATAAAAAGCAAATAAGAAGTGATAAATAAAGCATGGTCAGATGCTTCGAAGTTTGAACggtattaaattaaaaaactggGTAAACGAAATTCGCCGAATCACTGTGGTGCCATAAACGAATGAAAAATCAAACCAGCCAttgtagagagaaaaaaaagaaaagaaagcaggCTCCCTTGTAATTGCGATATTATTTGCAGTCACaaagattttttaataatagGGGTGGGCACCGGCCTATTTTCGAGTGTGGTTGGGGCTCGATTTaggtttaatttatttttaataaagtatatatatatattaattttaaaaaattatcaaaccTGACCTTGAACCCAACCCGATTTAATGTCAGGCTTGAACCCGACCCACACCGAGAATCCGAAAGCCCGACCCACGGAGAATCCGAAAGCCCGACCTAACCAGACGTGTAATATTggcttcctcttcttctccattgTCGCATCTTTCTCATGGAAACACGGCATTacccattttctttttggtttttaatttatttacaaGAGGTCAAGATGTCCTCGATGATCTCAGAGGAAAGAGAAGGTTTTCCTCGTTGACAAGACGCGTGAAAACTGAATCACATGGATCGATGTGATCTTAACGGAGGCAAGAAAATTAATGGAAGTGGACGGGGGGCTAAGATCTATGTCTACAAAATTTCATCATATGCATCACTATATTTATCGAAAACCCAATAAGGCCGAACAAGAATTGTTGATGAAAGTTGGAACTTTATTTTTTCCACAACttaaaagaaagtttttttttttttattctgtttttcacttttaagCGCAAATGGGGAGGTTTGGAGACTAACTGAAAGCAGGTCTCCAACTCAAATTCTAAGGTACGCATCTTATATCGTAAGAGAAGTGGGTCTTGACCTAAGAGCAAGAAAAATGAGGAGGGCTTAGGCTGTGAGACACCATCTCACTCACCTGGAACAGTAGATATATCACGAGGCACAGTGTTGTTGGTTGAATTAAAGCTTGTAAAGAAATTAGTGTTTAATTGTATTAGTTCGTAAGATAACTAAGTTAAAAGGTGCACCATTACCGTTATTAACGCCTAACAGAGCTCGGCCTGTTTTTCCGACGGCGACCTCTTTTTCCGACGGCGAGACTTTGGACTCGCACACCCGAAAAAGAAGGTGCTGTAAATATTGGTTCCCATCATGGGCGCGTTCCGTCGTTTCCACGTTCAAGCGCGAGTTAAGAAAAGgtcatgaaaaagaaagaaggcacGCTCGGCTGGCCATGGATGCTCCCTTCCTCCCATAGAATAAATAGGACAAGGACGGGCACAGACACAGAAAGAGAAGAATTTTAGTTAATGTCCTTAATTCAGAGCAATTATCATGTATAGCTGGAGAGCAGTTAATGCCTCACACTGACGGTGCACCAAACTTCCCGTTCCACCGAAGAAACATCTTCTGCGATCTCTGTTGCTGTGTTGCTCCGTGCTCCTGCTGCCTTCTGCTCACTTGCGTTGACTACATTCTGAGCAATGTAGGTTCGGAGAAGCCTGATCCGCCGGGAATCAAGGCTCCAGGGTTTTAAGAAAGGAATGGTGATGGCGAAAGGACAGGATGGTCGCCGAGGAGGAAAGGAAAAGCGTCGGTACCCTGCATTTTCTGCCGCCTACTTCAAGCAGAAGATCCTTGACGCCGTTAGCTGCGGCGGGACGAGGCGGCGGAGCGTGGACATGGAGGCGGAGCTGTGCGTGCTTCCGGCGGTGGCGGATGCATGTGGGGGAAAGAGATCGGAGCGGCTGGCGGAGCTGCTGATGGTGGAAGCGAAAGAGGAGAGGCAGCGTGGGGAGGCGGAAGCGGAGGAGGTGGTGAGGAGGAAGGTGGAGAGGTTGCAGGGGTTCGAGAGGGCGGTCAAGGAGTTAGAGGGCGGGAAggacgaggaggaggatggggtcATGAGGAAGGTGGAGGCGGCGATGAGAGTGAGGCGGGCGTGCAGGGACGATGCAGAGGCCAGGGCGACTTTGGCAATGCTGGGCGCCATTCCTCCCCTGGTGGCGATGCTTGAGTTGGCGAGCTCCGGCGCTCGAGTCGCGGCTCTCTACGCGCTTCTCAATCTCTCCATCGGAAACGATCTGTGAGTAACTCTTCCCCCATCCTCCTTCCATTGTTGCTTTCTCCTGTTTTCCCCACATCGTTTCTCTggactttttgttttcttaaaaattttcatcCGTTCTGTTTCCGGAGGCGACGACGGAAGGTATCCTACTTGCCATTTGTCTTATTCTTCTTCGTTCTTCTTCCGCTTTGGCTTATCTGCTGTCGCGTAGGGTCTGGCTCCTGAAACTACTTCTTCTCGCTGATCTTCGTCCCCTCTGTGGCCATTTGTTTGTTTGAGTATTATTACTAAAAGTTGGACGCATTTGTTTTTTCTCGCTTCTTGTAGTTTTCCTATTTCCCTGATCTTCTCCATTCCTAGATCAATTGCCCAGTTGCTACTGATCAGCATTATGGCGATTTGTTATTTCTCTACCAAGGAATTCAAAGTTTCATACGCTCAACTTGCTTTCTTATTCTTTGTGGACATTGTGCCCTCTGCTATATACTCTTGATGGCCTTCTCTTCTGATCCTTCCCTCATTTTCTATGTTTCACTAATTTTCCTTTGCTACTTAGTCGGGAACAATGGTGATCATCAAATTGACAACATTGCTCTGTTCAGGAGTTAGTCTTGTTCATTAATGATTCAGTAATTTACAATGGAAGAACTGCACAGTCAGATTTTCCCAACTCACTTAACACTAGCATCTGCAAAATAGTGAAATCACTTTTCATGATTCTCTCCAACCTCACACGTGCTTTCCTTGGGAATAGTCGACTCTGGTGTTAATTACTTGAAGAGAAACGCAGGGTCAGCGCTGTTGAAGTCTTTTATCTGAAAGTTAGCAATGTATTCTTTGATTGTATATGTAACAAGTACGACCCAGGTTCAAATATAACAGCTGTAATGCTATTTGCTACTTTTAAAAGCATCTGGATCTATGGTTCTATGTAACAAGCCAACAGTAACTGCTCGAATCAACAGTTAATTCATCAGCCATTTGCTTACTGTAATTTCCGGAACAAGTTTCCGGTGACATTTTAATTATCCGGCACCACCAacagaaataataaaagaataattgtaaaaaatattcttcTTGGTTTCCATTTTCTGCAGGAACAAGGCTGCGATCGTGAAGGCCGGAGCGGTGCACAAGATGCTGACGATGGTTCAGGCGAAGGGGGAGGCGGAGCAAGAGACGCTGGAGGGCGTGGTGGCTAACTTTCTGGCCCTGAGCGCCCTCGATGCCAACAAGCCCATCATCGGCTCCTCCGGGGCCATTCCCATCCTGGTCGGAGCCCTCCGGCCTTCCGGCGGCACCTGTCGGCAGTGCAAACTCGACGCCCTCCGGGCCCTCTACAACCTATCCATCGCCCCCTCCAACGTCCACCTCATCCTCGAAGCCCAGCTCGTCCCTTTCCTTATCAGAACTCTGGGGGACATGGAGCTCAGCGACCGCATCCTCGCCCTGCTCGGCAACCTCGTCTGCACGCCGGAAGGCCGGAAGGCGGTGAGCGCGGCCCGCGACTCTGTCCCTATCCTCATCGACGTCGTCAACTGGATCGACGCCCCCGACTGCCAGGAGAAGGCAGTCTACATCTTGATGGTCATGGCTCACAAGAGTTACCAAGATCGCCAGACCATCCTGGAGGCAGGTGCCGTCTCCGCCCTGCTTGAGCTCACGCTTATCGGGTCGCCATTAGCGCAGAAAAGGGCATCGAGGATACTCGAGTTCTTGAGGActgataaaagaaaagaagcgtTGGATGATGGTGAAGACGATGAACCAAACTTCAGTAGCAACAATCATGGTGTCAGTGTCTCCGAGCCTATAGTCGATACTGGCAGAGGATACGGCAGCGGCCGATTAAGAGGCGGAGGAGCTGACGCAGAGAAAGGGATGAGCGAGGAGAAGATGGCGGTGGCCAAGTTGGTGGAGCAGAGCCTGGAGAGCAACTTGAAGAGGATAGCAAGAAGAGCCAATCTACCAATAGATTACTTCACTCAGTCAGCAAGATTCAAGTCCCTCACCGCATCTTCTACCTCCAAGAGCTTGCCTTTCTGACAGACGGTGGAAACCCTCCAGTTCCATTGTTGCCATTTGTTTTGATCAAAAATCGCAACTCCGAATAGACGTATTCACATCTTTTCGTCATCCAATTTGATCAAAACAACTTGCAACAATTGAAAACTATGTAGATCGAATGATAAGAAGAAGGAACGTACATAAGattatatttgtttttacaCCAATATCGTCTCAAGCTCTAAAACTGATCGCAACTTAACGAGCTGGTCCTGACTCAGTGGTCTACATTCACAGTCACTCCACCAATCTGTCGATGGTGACCGAACCATGGCGTCGACAACCAAAATGAATGTCTTTTGTCCGGATTAATGAAGACGCAGAGACGAGGGTTTATGTATTTTGAGACCGTACCTGACTGGTTAAAGTGATTAAAATGATCGCTGGACTGGTTGCAGTCGATCAGTTAATGCCAACAAGACTTTTTGAGGGCGGAAGAAGGCCGCCATGTGTCGGTGGTGGAGCCAGATTTTTCGGACGCCATTGATCTTTTAGCCCATGTGGCTGCAACAGAGCTGTCGGCGTGCCCCTGCTTTCGACAGcagtcatttcttttttcatttttacttcaCCCGCAATGATCGCTGTTCCTGTTGCCCTCGGCAGCCGCGTGGTGGCCTGCCTGCGTCTGTAAAAAACCTGTCATGAGATCTCTTTGTTTCATATCGTTCAATGGCGACTCATGAGTCATGAGGCTAATGACTGAAGTGTGTCTTGCAAATGAGACttggtttttattttatcttacttttttttttgcatagcGGATTTTGGCGATTTAGTTTGAGTTGTTTCTGAAATGCTGTTGAATAATGTCGCATATGATTTGAGTAAGGATTGGCTTCCCTTGTGTTCAGCTTGTTAATATTATAATCTTCCTAGAAGCGTATGGCTACGTGCGGTCATCTTTTGCacattttatgttattttgagcACAACTGTCCTCGTTTAAGTTATTTTGGCAATTATAATTTTTGCATGTAAGAGGATTATTCATCttattcttattgttttcttccTGTTTTGGTGCCTCCgaatgaaataaattttcattataCTTCAACTTACACATATGAATACCCACTTTTTGCAACCAAAAGAGTTGCTACCCCAAGAGTTCAAAACAGAGGCCAATTGCTTACTAACACTCAGTTCATTGTTACACTGTAGTTGAATAGAGTTTTTTCTATATAAATCACAAGATTGGATTGAGATTTTAATTAGGGCATTTTGAGTGAGCAGCCAAGTGAAGGCTGAAGCCCCTTCCCTTCTCCTCATCCTTCTAGGGTTTATAACTGCTTTAGGGTATTTTAAAGTATAGCGCTTACTATGCTTTAACTTGTATATCGGTACTTTTTTTGAGCAGAGAGTTGACGTCATGGAAATTTGAAATAGAGAC
Protein-coding regions in this window:
- the LOC116253707 gene encoding U-box domain-containing protein 7-like, with protein sequence MVMAKGQDGRRGGKEKRRYPAFSAAYFKQKILDAVSCGGTRRRSVDMEAELCVLPAVADACGGKRSERLAELLMVEAKEERQRGEAEAEEVVRRKVERLQGFERAVKELEGGKDEEEDGVMRKVEAAMRVRRACRDDAEARATLAMLGAIPPLVAMLELASSGARVAALYALLNLSIGNDLNKAAIVKAGAVHKMLTMVQAKGEAEQETLEGVVANFLALSALDANKPIIGSSGAIPILVGALRPSGGTCRQCKLDALRALYNLSIAPSNVHLILEAQLVPFLIRTLGDMELSDRILALLGNLVCTPEGRKAVSAARDSVPILIDVVNWIDAPDCQEKAVYILMVMAHKSYQDRQTILEAGAVSALLELTLIGSPLAQKRASRILEFLRTDKRKEALDDGEDDEPNFSSNNHGVSVSEPIVDTGRGYGSGRLRGGGADAEKGMSEEKMAVAKLVEQSLESNLKRIARRANLPIDYFTQSARFKSLTASSTSKSLPF